Proteins from a single region of Pirellulaceae bacterium:
- a CDS encoding SDR family NAD(P)-dependent oxidoreductase has translation MRRKLDGARVLLTGASSGIGRALARELAEQRADLLITARRGDRLETLATDLRSQGLRVSVVVGDIVLSTTRDELVRTAVSEFDGLDILINNSGVGTYGAFSTSDENRLRRLMEVNFFAPAELIRATLPLLKDGRDPLIVNVGSVLGHFAVPNKSEYCASKFAMHGFSDSLRCELVSKNIGLLLVSPSTTKSEFFDSLIDPQVAPTVSPFQMTPEAVASRIVSAMRSRRREIVLSVGGKMLVAVDRLVPWLTNWIFARFGGRKF, from the coding sequence ATGCGACGAAAGTTAGACGGAGCTCGAGTGCTTCTGACAGGCGCCTCAAGCGGAATCGGACGAGCGTTGGCGAGAGAGCTTGCGGAGCAACGGGCGGATTTGCTGATTACGGCTCGTCGAGGAGATCGCCTGGAAACACTGGCTACCGACCTCCGCTCCCAGGGCCTTCGCGTCTCCGTCGTCGTAGGTGACATCGTTCTGTCTACCACGCGTGACGAGTTAGTGCGAACAGCGGTTAGTGAATTCGATGGTTTGGATATCCTGATCAATAACTCGGGTGTCGGCACTTATGGTGCCTTCTCGACGTCCGACGAAAATCGATTGCGTCGTTTGATGGAGGTGAATTTTTTTGCCCCCGCCGAACTAATACGCGCGACGCTTCCCCTGTTGAAGGACGGTCGAGACCCGTTAATTGTTAATGTGGGTTCTGTCCTGGGCCATTTTGCTGTCCCAAACAAAAGTGAATATTGTGCGAGCAAGTTCGCGATGCATGGCTTCTCCGATTCATTGCGATGCGAACTGGTTTCGAAAAACATTGGTCTCTTGCTGGTAAGTCCAAGCACTACCAAAAGCGAGTTCTTCGATAGCTTGATCGATCCTCAGGTAGCTCCCACGGTGAGTCCGTTTCAGATGACTCCTGAGGCAGTGGCGAGTCGAATTGTTTCCGCCATGCGATCGCGACGGCGCGAGATTGTGCTTTCGGTCGGCGGTAAAATGCTTGTGGCCGTCGATCGACTTGTACCCTGGCTTACGAATTGGATTTTTGCCCGATTCGGCGGGAGGAAGTTTTAG
- the hflX gene encoding GTPase HflX, which translates to MTDIDRTQSLVSESAVLVGVILPENEHLADDLEELQGLANAAGCSVAGLLTQRKDRPDSTFYLGKGKAEELRVLVESTDADVIIFDNDLTPAQTRSLEKATNTKVIDRTELILDIFASHARTYESRLAVELAQLEYSLPRLKRMWTHLSRLNMGVGMRGPGEKQLEVDRRLVEKRIHDLRSDLKKIERRRERQVAGRSDHMTVSLVGYTNAGKSTLMNTLTGAGVLAADQLFATLDTRTRRWQLPHWGPVLLSDTVGFIRNLPHRLIASFKATLEEARQTDLLLHVCDASNNSVLDQVSAVYGVLEDLDIEEKNTLLVVNKIDSTSSRVAVEGILRRYPNAIPVSAKTGEGLELLAHKVSDALSYAFCDVDVEMNVDNGKLMAYLAANGEILSRSYVDNRVSIHCRMPKKHLGRIRDSSVEIRAHQAASVNPPDEQDSVGDSTIEDVA; encoded by the coding sequence GTGACAGACATTGATCGTACCCAAAGCCTCGTCAGCGAGTCCGCTGTACTCGTGGGCGTGATCCTCCCAGAGAATGAGCATCTTGCGGATGATCTTGAGGAACTACAAGGGTTAGCCAATGCTGCCGGTTGCTCTGTGGCCGGCCTTCTCACCCAACGGAAAGACCGGCCCGATAGTACCTTTTACTTGGGGAAGGGGAAGGCCGAGGAGTTGCGAGTTCTGGTCGAGTCGACCGATGCCGACGTGATCATTTTTGACAATGATCTCACCCCGGCCCAAACGCGATCGTTGGAAAAGGCAACGAATACGAAGGTCATCGATCGTACCGAATTAATTCTCGACATCTTCGCATCTCATGCGCGTACTTACGAATCGAGGCTGGCAGTCGAGTTAGCCCAATTGGAGTATTCGTTACCTCGGCTCAAGCGAATGTGGACTCATCTATCTCGTTTGAATATGGGCGTCGGCATGCGCGGCCCAGGTGAAAAACAATTGGAGGTGGACCGTCGGCTTGTTGAGAAACGGATTCACGATTTGCGAAGTGATCTGAAAAAGATTGAGCGTCGACGCGAACGGCAAGTGGCCGGGCGTAGTGATCATATGACCGTTTCTTTGGTGGGTTACACTAACGCGGGCAAGAGCACCTTGATGAATACGTTGACCGGGGCAGGCGTGTTGGCCGCGGACCAACTCTTTGCAACACTTGATACGCGCACCCGTCGTTGGCAGTTGCCGCATTGGGGGCCCGTCTTGTTGAGCGATACGGTTGGCTTTATTCGAAATTTGCCCCATCGTTTGATCGCCAGCTTTAAAGCGACGTTGGAAGAAGCTCGCCAGACCGATCTTCTCTTGCATGTTTGTGATGCGTCAAACAATTCGGTTCTCGATCAAGTTTCTGCTGTCTATGGTGTCCTCGAAGATTTGGACATCGAAGAAAAGAACACCCTGTTGGTCGTTAATAAGATTGATTCAACTTCCTCGCGTGTTGCGGTAGAGGGGATTTTGCGTCGCTACCCGAACGCGATTCCCGTGAGTGCCAAAACTGGCGAAGGGCTTGAGCTATTAGCTCACAAAGTCAGCGACGCGTTGAGTTATGCGTTTTGCGACGTTGATGTTGAGATGAATGTTGACAATGGAAAACTGATGGCTTATCTCGCAGCGAACGGCGAGATCCTTTCTCGTAGCTATGTCGATAATCGAGTTTCAATTCATTGCCGGATGCCGAAGAAGCATTTGGGACGAATTCGAGATTCGAGTGTAGAGATTCGCGCCCATCAAGCGGCTTCGGTGAATCCGCCCGATGAACAGGACAGTGTAGGGGACTCGACCATCGAGGATGTGGCCTAG
- a CDS encoding flavin reductase family protein, translated as MSGDSSSAVADVLAKISRELWLVTAAHQGQQGGLVATWVTQASLDANPAVFVVSLAANHFTRELVDASESLGLHLISQRQSRLAHQFAAQTGRDVDKFAGVDWVAGTTGTPRLTGVVAWLECQVIARLSTGDRLFYWVKVIDGRLESEEAPLTDDAWISSLSEVERAELGRDRRRDIELQRPLFDAWVKRLPGDLQPGNRDAK; from the coding sequence ATGAGCGGGGATTCTAGCAGCGCTGTGGCTGATGTTTTGGCCAAGATTAGTCGTGAATTGTGGCTGGTTACGGCCGCCCATCAAGGCCAGCAAGGGGGGTTAGTCGCAACCTGGGTGACTCAGGCGTCGTTAGATGCGAATCCGGCCGTTTTTGTGGTAAGTCTGGCCGCCAATCACTTTACCCGTGAACTGGTGGACGCCAGCGAATCTTTGGGACTGCATCTCATCAGTCAACGCCAATCAAGACTTGCCCATCAATTTGCTGCTCAAACTGGACGCGATGTCGATAAATTTGCCGGTGTCGATTGGGTGGCCGGAACGACTGGGACGCCCCGCCTCACTGGCGTCGTGGCTTGGTTGGAATGCCAGGTGATTGCGCGCCTTTCGACAGGGGATCGGCTCTTTTATTGGGTGAAAGTGATTGACGGACGCTTGGAAAGCGAGGAAGCTCCGCTTACCGATGATGCTTGGATTTCTTCGCTTTCGGAGGTCGAACGGGCCGAATTGGGACGCGATCGACGACGAGATATTGAACTCCAGCGTCCCTTGTTCGACGCTTGGGTGAAACGGTTGCCCGGCGATCTGCAACCTGGCAATCGCGATGCCAAGTGA
- a CDS encoding SLC13 family permease has product MPLDAWIAIFITFVVFTVLQIRRGAPVDVLFLGALIGVTLSGVITPTEALAGFANPAVIAIGALLAVAAGLRSTGVLDWIGQTLLGSAKTETQAMRRLAIALLSTSAFLLNTALVAMMVPVVIEWCRRRNISPSRLMMPVSYLAILGGVCSLIGTSTTLIVNSLLEKQYTTRQNEFLSTAQDLSVEQARYQAAFIEGVAPMSLFEIGRVGLPCALMGTGILFLVGRRLLPNRTDMIEQLSENRREYVVEMLVQSDCRMIGRSVESAGLRELPGLFLIEIDRDGDIVTPVAPEDVLRAGDRLVFVGVVSTIVDLEKFPGLVPATEPIYGSQLVRDHRRNMTEAVLSRSSPLIGTTVKAANFRRRYNAAVVAVHRDGAHVGQKIGDIKLAPGDTILLQTRDDFVAQHRNNPHFYLVSAVDEYSPRRHDRTLTAGILGIILIAWLILANLKSVQAILPMANDSAFPAIVGITIAGLMIATRCLSVADARASLNLQVLLTIVGALGLGKALEKSGAANVISQLIVSGVGDHPMILLIVIYVMAMLFTELITNNAVATILLPLAVGIAANAQINPRPFVMAIALAASLSFLTPIGYQTNLMVMGPGGYRPKDYLTVGAPIAILVSMTAIILIPWIWPF; this is encoded by the coding sequence ATGCCATTGGACGCGTGGATCGCGATTTTCATCACGTTTGTGGTATTTACCGTGCTGCAGATTCGGCGCGGAGCCCCCGTGGACGTTCTCTTCCTCGGTGCTTTGATCGGGGTCACACTCAGCGGCGTCATTACTCCCACTGAAGCGCTCGCTGGTTTTGCGAATCCAGCGGTAATTGCAATCGGAGCCCTGCTGGCAGTTGCCGCAGGCCTCCGGTCGACGGGTGTCTTGGACTGGATAGGACAAACCCTGCTCGGATCGGCCAAAACCGAAACACAGGCCATGCGTCGTCTGGCGATCGCCTTGTTATCAACGTCCGCTTTCTTGTTGAACACAGCTTTGGTCGCGATGATGGTCCCCGTCGTGATTGAATGGTGCCGACGTCGGAACATCTCACCATCACGATTGATGATGCCAGTCAGCTACTTGGCCATCCTAGGTGGCGTTTGCTCGCTGATCGGAACCAGCACCACTCTGATTGTTAATAGTCTGTTGGAAAAACAATACACGACACGCCAGAACGAGTTTTTGTCGACAGCCCAAGATTTGAGCGTTGAGCAAGCGCGATACCAGGCGGCATTCATCGAGGGCGTAGCGCCGATGAGCTTGTTCGAAATCGGTCGCGTCGGACTGCCTTGTGCATTGATGGGAACTGGAATTCTTTTTTTGGTCGGACGAAGATTGCTTCCCAATCGAACCGACATGATTGAACAACTATCCGAAAACCGACGTGAGTATGTCGTTGAAATGCTTGTTCAATCAGATTGCCGTATGATTGGACGCTCGGTTGAGTCTGCTGGCCTTCGCGAACTTCCCGGTTTGTTTTTAATCGAGATCGATCGCGACGGTGACATCGTCACACCGGTGGCTCCAGAAGACGTCCTTCGGGCGGGAGATCGTCTCGTCTTTGTCGGTGTCGTGAGTACCATCGTCGACCTGGAAAAATTCCCGGGCTTAGTACCCGCCACAGAGCCCATTTACGGAAGTCAGTTGGTGCGCGACCATCGTCGAAACATGACCGAAGCCGTCTTGTCACGGTCATCGCCGCTGATCGGAACAACGGTGAAAGCAGCCAACTTTCGTCGTCGTTACAACGCAGCAGTCGTGGCCGTGCATCGGGACGGAGCCCATGTGGGTCAAAAAATCGGCGACATCAAGCTTGCTCCCGGCGACACGATTCTGCTGCAAACTCGCGACGACTTTGTTGCTCAACACCGTAACAACCCTCACTTTTATCTCGTGAGTGCGGTCGATGAGTATTCACCACGGAGACACGATCGCACCTTAACAGCAGGCATCCTGGGAATTATCCTCATCGCTTGGTTGATTCTCGCCAATCTGAAATCGGTACAAGCCATCCTTCCCATGGCGAACGACAGTGCCTTTCCGGCCATTGTCGGCATCACGATTGCGGGGCTGATGATCGCCACGCGATGCTTGTCGGTCGCCGACGCACGCGCATCATTAAACCTCCAAGTGCTACTCACGATTGTGGGAGCACTTGGCCTGGGGAAAGCGTTGGAGAAAAGTGGTGCTGCGAATGTCATTTCACAGCTTATTGTCTCCGGCGTAGGCGACCATCCGATGATCCTGTTAATCGTCATCTACGTGATGGCGATGCTCTTTACCGAATTGATCACCAATAATGCAGTCGCCACAATCCTTCTCCCTCTTGCTGTCGGGATCGCGGCGAATGCACAGATCAACCCCAGACCATTTGTGATGGCCATCGCATTGGCCGCATCACTATCTTTTTTGACACCCATTGGATACCAAACTAATTTGATGGTGATGGGACCGGGCGGGTATCGCCCCAAAGACTATCTCACCGTAGGGGCGCCCATCGCGATTCTCGTGTCAATGACCGCGATCATTTTGATCCCTTGGATTTGGCCCTTCTAG
- a CDS encoding Ig-like domain-containing protein, with amino-acid sequence MLDGIELDSFEDAPDQQIDLNAYFSADQSSGQADYSLESQSGDMLIDEIVIDEEGWLKLSFADNQHGQAGLILQSLDSVGNIEKLPVLINLESTNDAPTTTGILDISVAPDVSQTVINLHAAFDDVEDGSSGLTYQVTANSNADLFDAIRINQEQGSLILEHASGQTGFADVTVVATDSGGLSVGMATSEDFAVYNKIFGRNGTSPDTTELGLKPIDLWTGWRFWERVNGAYATDELSTEKFTRFLTNPEYTDPTHQHVFNIETSDHVNTAEGRDNFAELLGFAKEVNPDLEIGVYRIMPERIWTAPVVVQRGMDEAAKGLSTFASQNYGYFEQSIQNWHARNELFRTEPVSAEFGGGTVAELIDTVNPSLYTLSLDFMEYFRGAELDAVSNTLVVDAKGPTFDDVERVKLEIAVDAELNNGLETGIEYYVINVDGRSFQLSTTPDGNPIDFDDDFSGRIYAAATGDLQYTFHDSNVRYWHTYAETNIAEARKFGKPVNAWISPSVSGLGIEQFSYDFFRWQLEVLRPLVDGVTVYQWPSFEGSFYVQQAWWQALDDFMDTTDQSANEFRITVAETPLENQAPVARVDSLAAVEDSPISWQVNELLRNDLDAESDQLELANFSQPEHGTLVRQANGSLLYQADDNYFGQDMFWYRATDGNGVSNAAWARIDVRSVNDRPVAIADQLTTGQSETLFLGPYRLLPNDFDVDGDTLQVRLSEGPSHGTLKQNAKGFLIYTPDAEFVGRDEFQYQVSDGIALSSSATVIVDVTADNSAPVAVSDRIVIEEDQPMFFQPDRLLSNDQDSDGDPLTIQIASLPAHGTVTHRDDGRWLYTPEGDYHGTDEFYYRALDGKSKSNLAKVSLVVQPINDNPIAVSDELTTTEDTRLIFADHRLLANDLDVDSQSLRVVLVDSPTHGVLRRNLNEAFVYTPALNFHGLDQFTYRISDGEGQSNPVAVQIQVVSENDAPIASVDDYQVSADQILTVGANTGALSNDRDPENDSLSARLYHGPSHGKVTLDSTGSFSYEPDAGFQGIDTFRYVAFDRSGGGSIGAVRIRVTAAESVEVDDSPLEEISAVSQGTGSRFNQRIEALLRQMSLPSSRSGR; translated from the coding sequence ATGCTTGATGGCATCGAACTGGATTCGTTCGAAGACGCGCCCGATCAACAGATCGATCTCAATGCTTATTTTTCTGCAGACCAGTCGAGTGGTCAGGCTGATTACTCGTTGGAATCACAATCGGGCGACATGCTGATTGACGAAATCGTGATCGATGAGGAGGGATGGCTCAAGCTTAGTTTTGCGGATAATCAGCATGGGCAAGCCGGGCTCATACTGCAGTCGCTTGATTCAGTCGGAAACATCGAAAAGCTGCCGGTTTTGATCAATTTAGAATCGACGAACGATGCGCCGACGACGACCGGCATCTTGGATATATCCGTGGCTCCGGATGTCAGTCAGACGGTGATCAATTTGCACGCAGCGTTTGATGATGTTGAGGATGGAAGCAGCGGACTGACGTATCAGGTCACTGCAAATTCCAATGCTGATCTTTTCGACGCGATTCGCATTAATCAAGAACAAGGAAGTCTGATTCTTGAGCATGCCAGCGGGCAAACTGGCTTCGCTGATGTGACGGTGGTCGCAACCGATTCGGGTGGCCTTTCCGTTGGCATGGCAACGAGCGAAGATTTCGCGGTCTACAACAAGATATTCGGGCGCAACGGCACAAGTCCTGATACGACAGAGCTCGGTTTGAAACCGATCGATTTATGGACTGGATGGCGATTCTGGGAACGCGTGAATGGCGCCTATGCGACCGACGAATTGTCGACTGAAAAGTTTACCCGCTTTCTCACCAATCCGGAATACACCGATCCGACACATCAACATGTCTTCAATATCGAGACTTCGGATCACGTGAATACAGCTGAAGGTCGCGACAATTTTGCTGAGCTGCTCGGATTCGCCAAGGAGGTAAATCCTGATTTAGAGATTGGTGTCTATCGAATTATGCCCGAACGAATTTGGACAGCCCCGGTGGTCGTCCAACGTGGCATGGATGAGGCAGCAAAGGGATTATCAACCTTCGCATCGCAGAATTATGGCTATTTTGAGCAATCCATTCAGAATTGGCATGCACGCAATGAATTGTTTCGAACGGAGCCGGTTAGTGCGGAGTTTGGTGGTGGAACGGTTGCCGAATTGATCGATACCGTGAATCCATCGCTCTACACGCTTTCTCTCGACTTCATGGAGTACTTTCGCGGAGCTGAATTGGATGCGGTCTCAAATACGTTAGTTGTTGATGCAAAGGGGCCGACCTTTGATGACGTCGAGAGAGTTAAACTCGAGATCGCGGTCGATGCGGAATTGAACAACGGTCTCGAAACGGGTATCGAATACTACGTGATCAATGTCGATGGCCGCAGCTTTCAGCTTTCAACAACTCCCGATGGGAATCCGATTGATTTTGACGATGATTTTTCTGGCCGAATTTATGCGGCTGCGACGGGAGATTTGCAATATACGTTTCACGACTCAAATGTTCGTTACTGGCATACCTATGCTGAGACCAACATTGCGGAAGCCCGCAAGTTTGGCAAGCCGGTCAATGCGTGGATTTCGCCAAGTGTTTCGGGGCTGGGAATTGAACAGTTCAGTTATGATTTCTTTCGATGGCAGCTCGAGGTCTTACGTCCACTGGTTGACGGTGTCACGGTTTATCAATGGCCCTCATTCGAAGGATCCTTTTACGTTCAGCAGGCGTGGTGGCAGGCGTTGGATGACTTCATGGACACAACCGATCAGTCGGCGAATGAATTCCGAATTACCGTCGCGGAAACACCACTTGAAAATCAGGCTCCTGTGGCTCGAGTTGATTCGCTGGCCGCTGTCGAAGATAGCCCTATTTCATGGCAGGTTAACGAACTACTCCGGAATGATCTTGACGCGGAGTCCGATCAACTGGAACTGGCCAACTTCTCTCAACCCGAACATGGAACTCTTGTGCGGCAAGCGAACGGTTCGCTGCTTTATCAGGCGGATGATAACTACTTTGGACAAGATATGTTTTGGTATCGAGCGACCGATGGCAACGGGGTCTCGAACGCCGCTTGGGCGCGGATTGATGTGCGATCTGTCAATGACCGTCCTGTCGCCATCGCCGACCAGCTGACGACAGGACAGTCCGAGACGCTGTTTCTTGGCCCCTACCGCCTGCTCCCCAACGATTTCGATGTCGACGGTGATACCCTCCAAGTTCGCTTGTCGGAGGGACCGTCCCACGGCACGTTAAAGCAAAACGCCAAGGGCTTCCTGATCTACACTCCCGATGCGGAGTTTGTTGGTAGAGATGAGTTTCAGTACCAAGTTTCGGATGGAATCGCCTTGTCGTCATCGGCAACAGTGATCGTTGATGTGACGGCAGATAACAGTGCTCCCGTTGCGGTGAGCGATCGAATCGTGATTGAGGAAGATCAACCGATGTTCTTTCAGCCTGATCGATTGCTGAGCAACGATCAGGACTCGGACGGTGATCCGTTGACGATACAAATTGCCAGCCTTCCTGCCCATGGGACTGTGACCCATCGGGACGATGGGAGATGGCTGTATACTCCGGAAGGAGACTATCACGGTACAGACGAATTTTACTATCGGGCGTTGGATGGGAAATCGAAATCGAATCTCGCCAAAGTTTCACTCGTGGTACAGCCAATTAACGACAATCCAATCGCGGTGTCTGATGAATTGACTACAACGGAAGATACACGGCTTATCTTTGCTGATCATCGCTTACTTGCGAACGATTTGGATGTCGACAGTCAATCACTTCGCGTCGTCCTGGTTGACTCACCTACGCATGGTGTATTACGACGTAATCTGAACGAGGCGTTCGTCTATACGCCTGCCTTGAATTTCCACGGACTCGATCAATTCACTTATCGTATATCCGATGGTGAAGGTCAGTCGAATCCGGTTGCCGTTCAAATTCAAGTGGTTTCAGAAAACGACGCTCCCATCGCAAGCGTTGATGACTACCAAGTGTCAGCCGATCAAATTTTGACGGTAGGTGCGAACACAGGAGCGCTCAGCAACGATCGCGACCCCGAGAATGACTCGTTGTCGGCTCGGTTGTATCATGGTCCGAGCCATGGCAAGGTGACGCTTGACTCAACCGGTTCCTTTTCTTACGAGCCCGATGCGGGTTTTCAGGGGATCGATACGTTTCGTTATGTGGCCTTCGATAGAAGCGGTGGCGGATCGATAGGGGCTGTTCGGATTCGTGTTACGGCGGCAGAGAGCGTGGAAGTCGATGACTCTCCGCTGGAAGAAATCTCGGCCGTTTCGCAGGGAACGGGCTCTCGATTCAATCAACGAATCGAAGCTTTGCTGCGACAGATGTCGCTGCCCTCATCGCGTTCAGGACGCTAG